From one Streptomyces sp. NBC_01478 genomic stretch:
- a CDS encoding VOC family protein translates to MTDGLNTIIYPVKDLDASKALFGALLGVEPYADEPYYVGYKAAGQDVGLDPNGHAKGMTGPVPYWTVDDIRTRLAAMVEAGAELVQDVQDVGGGKLIAFVKDADGNFVGLTQNPAA, encoded by the coding sequence ATGACCGACGGACTGAACACGATCATCTACCCCGTCAAGGACCTCGACGCCTCGAAGGCCCTGTTCGGCGCCCTGCTGGGGGTCGAGCCGTACGCGGACGAGCCGTACTACGTCGGCTACAAGGCCGCCGGGCAGGACGTCGGTCTCGACCCGAACGGGCACGCCAAGGGCATGACCGGACCGGTGCCGTACTGGACCGTGGACGACATCCGGACACGGCTCGCGGCGATGGTGGAGGCGGGGGCCGAGCTGGTCCAGGACGTCCAGGACGTCGGCGGCGGCAAGCTCATCGCGTTCGTGAAGGACGCGGACGGGAACTTCGTCGGGCTCACCCAGAATCCGGCCGCCTGA
- a CDS encoding MarR family winged helix-turn-helix transcriptional regulator has product MAVKSADARQLEEQWRDILSVHARTMCEIDRVLHPHGLGASDFEVLDMLAAEAPGEGDQCRVQNLVGRVHLSQSALSRLIGRLEKDGLVERSMCVEDRRGVWVALTRKGRDLHAEVLPLQRGVLARMLDDAPA; this is encoded by the coding sequence ATGGCAGTGAAGTCGGCCGATGCCCGGCAGCTAGAGGAACAGTGGCGGGACATCCTGTCCGTGCACGCGCGCACGATGTGCGAGATCGACCGTGTGCTGCACCCGCACGGCCTGGGCGCGAGCGACTTCGAGGTGCTCGACATGCTCGCGGCCGAGGCGCCCGGGGAGGGCGACCAGTGCCGGGTGCAGAACCTGGTCGGGCGGGTCCATCTCAGCCAGAGCGCGCTCTCCCGTCTCATCGGGCGGCTCGAGAAGGACGGCCTCGTCGAACGCTCCATGTGCGTCGAGGACCGACGCGGGGTGTGGGTCGCGCTCACCCGCAAGGGCCGCGACCTGCACGCGGAGGTGCTCCCGCTCCAACGGGGCGTACTGGCACGGATGTTGGACGACGCACCGGCCTAG
- the pqqB gene encoding pyrroloquinoline quinone biosynthesis protein PqqB — translation MRVVLLGTAAGGGFPQWNCACALCAAARDGKLPSRTQECVAVTGNARDWWLLNASPDIRTQLTAGPALWPGPGPRETPVRGVLLTDAEADHVTGLAALRGAAGLKVYAPRPVLAALTPVRAVLDRHAPWEWSDSLAEGGFVLAGGLVVTAHPMAAEAPVYLPPRPSDDRWVTAYRVEDLASGGVLVYAPCVTAWTDTFDDLLAEADCAVLGGTVFTADETSTDRSTRGHLPVAGARGSLTALARHPGVRRIYTHLHHTNPLLDPGSAARARVNGAGVDVLLDGAEFVVGG, via the coding sequence GTGAGGGTCGTCCTGCTCGGTACCGCCGCCGGTGGCGGTTTCCCGCAGTGGAACTGCGCCTGCGCGCTGTGCGCCGCCGCCCGTGACGGGAAACTGCCCTCGCGCACGCAGGAGTGCGTGGCCGTCACCGGCAACGCGCGCGACTGGTGGCTGCTCAACGCCTCGCCCGACATCCGCACCCAGCTCACCGCCGGCCCCGCGCTCTGGCCGGGCCCCGGCCCGCGCGAGACCCCCGTGCGCGGCGTGCTCCTCACCGACGCCGAGGCCGACCATGTGACGGGCCTGGCCGCGCTCCGCGGGGCGGCGGGCCTCAAGGTGTACGCCCCGCGGCCCGTCCTCGCCGCGCTCACCCCGGTCCGGGCCGTCCTCGACCGGCACGCTCCCTGGGAGTGGTCCGACAGCCTCGCCGAGGGCGGGTTCGTCCTGGCCGGGGGCCTTGTCGTCACGGCCCACCCGATGGCCGCGGAGGCTCCGGTGTATCTGCCGCCCCGCCCGTCGGACGACCGCTGGGTGACGGCGTACCGCGTCGAGGACCTGGCGAGTGGCGGGGTCCTTGTCTACGCGCCCTGTGTCACCGCCTGGACGGACACCTTCGACGACCTGCTGGCGGAGGCCGACTGTGCCGTGCTGGGCGGCACCGTTTTCACGGCGGACGAGACGAGCACCGACCGGTCGACCAGGGGACACCTCCCGGTCGCGGGTGCCCGCGGCAGCCTCACCGCACTCGCCCGCCACCCCGGCGTCCGCCGGATCTACACGCACCTCCACCACACGAACCCGCTGCTCGACCCCGGCTCGGCGGCGCGGGCGCGGGTGAACGGGGCCGGGGTCGACGTGCTCCTGGACGGGGCCGAGTTCGTGGTGGGTGGCTAG